In Paraburkholderia aromaticivorans, a single window of DNA contains:
- a CDS encoding alpha-amylase family glycosyl hydrolase, whose translation MPELAWWQRGVIYQIYPRSFQDTNGDGIGDLAGIRARLPYLALLGIDAVWISPVYPSPMADFGYDVADYCNIDPMFGTLDDFKQLVDRAHELGLKVLLDFVPNHSSDRHAWFEESRSSRDNPKRDWYLWRDPAPGGAPPNNWLSRMGGSAWQWDAHTGQYYYHAFLREQPDLNWRNREVRRAMDDVLRFWLDRGVDGFRVDVLWLLIKDARFRDNPPNPAFRPGEPDHHRLLQTYTEDQPEVHEIVRSMRATLDEYGERVLIGEIYLPVPQLMTYYGTNGDGANMPFNFQLLNAAWHAADIGRMVSDYNRALPKHAWPNWVLGNHDNPRVASRLGAAQARVAAVLLLTLRGTPTLYYGDEIGMIDGEIPPDQVHDPAELRQPGIGQGRDPERTPMQWDSSLPHAGFTSGQPWLPVSAATSVCSQDGEAPSMLSLYRRLLSIRRSNAALMEGAIEYLTAHGDVLTYKRRSGDQRLLMALNMGAAEATAPLPSGTVLLSTLPGRDGESIKDGANRLAAGEALIIRVA comes from the coding sequence ATGCCCGAACTGGCGTGGTGGCAACGTGGCGTCATCTATCAGATCTACCCGCGCTCGTTTCAGGACACCAATGGCGACGGCATCGGCGACCTGGCGGGCATCCGCGCGCGTCTGCCGTATCTCGCGCTGCTTGGCATCGATGCCGTCTGGATCTCCCCAGTCTACCCGTCACCCATGGCGGATTTCGGCTACGACGTCGCCGACTACTGCAATATCGACCCGATGTTCGGCACGCTCGACGACTTCAAGCAACTTGTGGACCGCGCTCACGAACTCGGGTTGAAAGTGCTGCTCGACTTCGTGCCGAATCATTCGTCGGACCGGCATGCGTGGTTCGAAGAAAGCCGGTCCTCGCGCGACAACCCGAAGCGCGACTGGTATTTGTGGCGCGATCCCGCGCCCGGTGGCGCGCCACCGAACAACTGGCTGAGCCGGATGGGAGGCTCCGCGTGGCAATGGGATGCGCACACTGGCCAGTATTACTATCACGCGTTCTTGCGCGAACAGCCCGACTTGAACTGGCGCAATCGCGAGGTGCGCCGCGCGATGGACGATGTCCTGCGCTTCTGGCTGGATCGCGGCGTGGACGGGTTCCGCGTCGACGTGCTGTGGTTGCTGATCAAGGACGCCCGGTTCCGTGATAACCCGCCCAACCCCGCGTTCCGGCCGGGCGAGCCGGATCATCACCGGCTGTTGCAGACTTACACTGAGGATCAGCCGGAGGTGCATGAGATCGTGCGGTCGATGCGTGCCACGCTGGATGAATACGGCGAGCGTGTGTTGATCGGTGAAATCTATCTGCCCGTGCCGCAACTGATGACGTACTACGGCACGAACGGCGACGGTGCCAACATGCCGTTCAATTTCCAGCTCCTGAACGCAGCGTGGCATGCGGCAGATATCGGAAGGATGGTGTCGGATTACAATCGCGCATTGCCGAAGCACGCCTGGCCAAACTGGGTGCTAGGCAATCACGACAACCCGCGCGTGGCGTCGCGACTGGGGGCGGCGCAAGCGCGCGTGGCAGCAGTGCTGCTCTTGACACTGCGCGGGACACCGACGCTCTATTACGGCGATGAAATTGGCATGATCGACGGCGAGATTCCGCCCGACCAGGTTCATGACCCGGCCGAGCTTCGGCAGCCGGGTATCGGTCAGGGCCGCGATCCTGAGCGCACGCCGATGCAATGGGACTCATCCCTGCCCCATGCCGGTTTTACAAGCGGCCAGCCATGGTTGCCGGTCAGCGCGGCTACCAGCGTTTGCAGCCAGGACGGCGAGGCGCCGAGCATGTTGTCGCTGTATCGCCGGCTGTTGTCGATTCGGCGGAGCAACGCAGCGCTCATGGAAGGCGCGATTGAATACCTTACCGCGCACGGCGACGTGCTCACTTACAAGCGGCGTTCTGGCGATCAGCGGCTTTTAATGGCGCTAAACATGGGCGCCGCCGAAGCCACCGCCCCGTTGCCATCAGGCACGGTGCTGTTATCGACTTTACCCGGCCGCGACGGCGAGTCGATCAAGGACGGCGCAAATCGTCTCGCCGCCGGCGAAGCACTAATCATCAGGGTCGCCTGA